ATTAAGGTGTTAATGTCCGTGCATCATATGAAGGTAAAAAGACCCACATTGATTTGAGTGTAggtcacaaaataaatatataatctttCTGAGCATTGTCAAACCAAGAGATTGCATTGGAAAATGGTCCCTCGTCTTGTTTTGAATTCTTAATGTTTCAAAGCCAACAAAAGCCCTCGAAACATGCGGAAGAGTGCCTTTAATGGGAGTGAGCTTCACAGCTAATGAAGCCATGACTTTATGCCTCGAGCTTCCCTCGCTGTCATAATGTGGATGATGGGGGTCACAACAAAGAGCGAGGACTTGCTTGtcttgagggtgtgtgtgtgtgtgtgtggaaggggggGGTATACGTTAACAACTTCCACTGCCCATCTGCTGCCGCCTGCATCACTCTGCATGGCTCTGTAGTCATGGTGATAGCCACGAGGCAGATGATGCAAAAGTGAGTGTATCTGGAAATGAATTTGAGCTCCGCAGATGGATGCTTGACTAGAGTTCATTTTTAAACCATTCACAACACGGAGCCCCTGAGGGGGCAACAACAATACCTCAAGTACTCCACAGCTGATATACTGAAGGGTTCTTATTTTACAGAGACAATTTCTTAAAAACATCATTTGGCAAGGACTTTCAGTGGTGCAGAGCAATAAATACAAGGAGTTAATCAGGATGTATCAATGTGAGGCAGAAGAGACGAGGCCTCAGGTGTGTACATGCAAATTACCTCTATTTCTTACCCGCTGTCCTCTTGTCCTTGTTGCAGTTTCAACCTGTGCTGTGCTTTTGAATCACACAGACAAGCCAGAGAGGTTAATAAGATGGAGTATAAACTGCCCCTTTTCATTTCAAACATGACACTGGTAGGTATTAGCCACGCTTAACAAATTGCTTTTATGGGTCGTATCTCACCGGAAACAGATGACATCTGCAATTAAAAGCTATGATTTCCAGCTGAAACCAGAGCGACCACCAAGTCAGTGTGagttacattttataaaaaatatatattcattattattattattattattattaatatcaaaaGCAACTAATGTAGGAGAAAAATAAGCTATTGCATCTGTAATAATCCACAATAttcaaagaaaaaactaaagttaCCATATAAATTTGAAGTTAATTTCCAGCCTTTTTTGCTCTGGTGTTTCATTCCTTATACAAACATTTGCATCATGGATTGTGATTCAAGCTCAAGAAGAGACTGCTACCTGCCCCCCAGATGAGAAAatccaaaaataacaaatgcCTACATTCTGCGGAAGGTAAATAAATGTCACATTGATGGATATTCAATGCCCAAAAGGTAAATACCTTTCTATATTGAACATCGCATCTGAGATTCACAATTTTGAAACATTGGCTCGCCTGTCGGTAATTTTGCTTGAGGTGAGGTGCAGTCTGTTGGGATCATTTCACCGCCACGTCATCTTTTATATCATACACTCTTTCATACATGCCTTATTTTATAATCCAATTGTCCATATAAAACAGTGGTGGTCATTgcgtgtccttcatactcagaATACTGCTCCTTTTAGGATCTGATGGTCATACCATCCTATGAGTTTCTTTCATAGTAAACGATATCATGAAAATTCCATTGAAATGTCAAGATTTAACATAAATAACGCCATGGTATAGTTTGgcaaaaaatgcaataaaaagtcAGTATAAGCCAATGTCAAAATCATAAAGTAACGATTTCACAAAAACGTAATTGGATAGTTTGGCAAATATCATAAAGGTAATAGCATAGTATACATTAGAAataaaatggcaaataaaatgtaaaattataCTATGCCATAAAACATATTAACATtcttctatacatatataatataatatatacatatataatataatatatacatttaatggTTTAGTATTTCATAAAAGATttaatagtataatataatatagtattagATAAAACAGCCATAGTATAATATTCCATAACAATgccatataataataatgaagaagTGCCATACATGCATGCCATACATTTGTAGAATACAAATTATAAAGAGGCATGATGGTATTTCAAACAAAGATggtaaaaaaaatcacaataaagtcatattatagtatttcattaaaaaaaaaaaagacattaaaaaatgCCATAGCTTTGTATGACATACATATGGCAATAAAAGGTCATAGGATATTAAGTATATTAAGTCAATTCTTTTAAATTAgtactatgactttttttatgATAATTTTGTTGGCATGCTATACTAATAAGACGTTCAACTTACTATACTTTGACTTGATATGACATTTTATGATAGATTGTACTATGTCTAAGAAAATGtttcaacataatatatacaaataatgaatgattttttaaaacatactaTTCTATGACTTTTTATATAACACCTAAACTTTCTTTATGAACATTATTAAGGTATAATTCTTTGACTCTTCTCATTTTTCGATTTATGACTAATGCCATACTATAACTTTTATCATGACTTTTTTCAACATAATATACTTTGACATACTTTATAACTTACTCGACTATGACtatttatgacatactatatcATAACCTTTTCATGGCACGTGAAATACAATAGTATAATTATGTCTTCACCGTTTGAATGTGTTATCCAATCACCTATACTAAGTATATGCGTGCTTATGAGTCATTGTATCCTATacggagaaggggggggggtgaagacaATACAATTTCTCTCGTGTTGTTTGTTACTGAGTTCCTGAAAATGAGATCCTGTGGATCCTTTTGATATATAACTTTTTATTAcagtccctgaaagctgcaggtctgctgagaccctcagctccttttatacttttgtgtttgctgttgcctttatcaatgtctgcatctcactactacattttatttctctgcaacttttattctatttttagcttttttaaaaatgttttactaactgtttttaatgtttaatgttaattcTTAATTGTTTTACACGCAAACAAATTGGCCTTGCCTTGCTTTACATATTATACTATAACTTTTGTCATGACATTTTGAGACGTAATATATTACGGTACTTTTTCCACACTATATACTTTATGGCATTTTTCTGGAAATCATATGACATGACTTCAACGTGACTTTTCTCATGACATTTCACAGCATaccaagtctcttaattgcatccCCGTTTCCCTCACTTGCGTCTTTTCCACGCTCACATTgacattcacacctacaggcTATTTCTGAGACATCCATCAACATAAGCTGCATGTctctgtgggaggaagccgctGACACATGTGGGGACACAGGATCCCTCCTGCTGTGAGGCGACCGTGAACATCAATCAACCTTTCTTATTAAATTGAATGACACATTTCATGGCATACTATATTACTACaactacacaaacaaacagcaatcCACCCAACCTTTCAGAAACGTTATGCATATAACACGTATCAAATAAGCATTTCAATCTGCATTTTGAAGCTCCAAATGTGTTATTAGTATTTTTTGTGGAAAGAAACTGAAGATTACTGAAAACACTGGATTGTGAACCGTGAATCCCTTGTATCAGGACCttattttgattaaatattCCAGAAATGCACAATTCAATTGTTTGTTCTAAGATTTACTGTCCACACTGCTGAGGAGAAAACTGGAGATTGGTTATAGACAGGAGATATGAtcactttagacttttagacatCAGCCGTTCTTACTGTTGTTGAGGCACCCAGACAGTGAAAAACGTTTTCACTTTGCTTCGAAGAAAGCtatttataaaaacaagtaAATTGCTGCAACATGAGCGTCAGGACCACAGAACCTCAACACATTCTGTTGTAGACTGAAAACTCATCTCTTCTGACCTCGGTTCACTAactaatataatacataaataacataTTTCTTTGTCTCTTATTGTTGCTAAATGTAGCAATTGAAACAGTTCAACATATTTGCTGACGTTGATGTAGTTGTATGATTCTGGCAAGTTTGGATCcacatggttgaatgcacttattggaagtcactttggataaaagcatcaaacATTTACATTCTCAAAAATGTGACGTAAGAAGATACTTTGAAAAGCGAGTTTACTTCATATTGTGTCAattaattacatattttaatagttttgaAGTCCATATCATCTCTCCAAACCAATTGTTCATAGAAAATCCGACAAAAATATCCAATTGATTTGTACAACTGTTATCAATTcaacactattattattatgagtatTACAGATGCACTTAACAAAGAAagatatttctgtttttattttgagatttgttGATACACTTCAGCTGGACACGAGGATGAACTTAAAACTGTCAGAGTTTCATCCTCAGTACAAAAGATCAGACATGTTTgcttaaaaaggaaaataagtaaatgtatattttagaGAGCATTGCTGTAAGAAACAACAAATCAGTGTATAAAGTGAAGGTTACATTATGAGTTGAGCTTTGTGGAGCATGCTGGATaaattcacacattttattcaGGACCAAACCAGCAGCTGTCATAAATTTTGTCTAATTATAGACAAACTGGACTTCTGCGCAGGCCACAGTGCTCACATTGTGAATGAGAGCTTTCCTTTAATGATGGGTGGTCCTGCCTCCTCAACACTGTTGTCATGAAGGTGAACACGATCAACAATGAACACCACATTTCTGACCAAGAGATAAagaggtttttattgtcattgttgttatacAACGACATTTCGTTTGAGGCCCGCAGCCAGCCAGCAGCAAACAAGACAGACgagtacaagataaaaatacacaaggataaacaatgtacaagataaaaatagaGGAATGAAATACGACCAAAGAAGTGACTCAGCAATAAAGGtgaaaattaaaacaacaacaaaccaacagCGATGAGTACCAAGTCCGATAGTTCAGGGTGATAAAAGGCTGAAGTCAAACGGTTGTGGGTTCAATCCTGATGTTTCAGAGTGGATCTTCATATTCAACACCCACATGGGAGAAATGAAATATGCAATGAGACAATGGTCAAGTGTATGAAATCAGATAGCTCAGGGTGAATGTATGTCGTTCTTGCAGTCATGATGTGATGCAGTGACTCACTCACTATGACAAACTAGAAGGAAAAGTTTTTCTACATGTTAAACCTGTGTACCCATTTAGATATCTCTGAAATAACCTGATTATCAAATGCAAACCAAGTCAGAGGAGGTGAACATGTCCTTTCATTGACTCACGCAGAGCCGTCGTGGACAGGGCCTTGCTCTGAAGTGTCAGCGTCAGCAGAATGAGAACAAAGAAAATCATGCAGGTTAGAGAGGTATGATGGGCCACCATGGTTATGCTTGGACAGATGACGAAGATACAGAGAGTCAAGACTATAACATATGACCTCCATCAAGGAATTAGAGGTCGGGAGACTCAGCAGGGCTACACGTCCAAAATGGGCTCTTACGACAGTTGAACTTAATCCCCAACCTATAGGGGTCCGGTAAAGCGGCCACCTGGACCCAGAGACCGGGGAGATAAGGGGGGTTtagtagatgtgtgtgtgtgtgtgtgtgtgtgtgtgtgtgtgtgtgcgctttacGGGGTGGATAGACTTACATGGGTGAGAAATATATATGACAAGAACGAACCGGAGAGCGACAGGTGTCGAAAGATGATAAATGACTAAAGGCAGAAACCCTGGTGGTTCACATCTGGACGGGGTTTTCTAAATGCAAGTACAAAGGGAGGTGGAAGCTGAAGAGGTCTCTGAGGGCCGATAGGTCGTCCCTTCAGGAGCAGATTCAGACTATAAAGTGTGGCGCATGTTCTTTTTACAGTCAGTTGACTCGGTTTGCTTGTAATCTGTGAGTTACAAATAAACCTACGTGAAGTGAAGACGATCCCGTCCCTCTTGTGTTCTGTGGGTGTTCGTTTACTGAGGTCCTGTCTGTGACATCCGGTGGTGTCTCACTAGTAGTCAGATAGCAGATAGTTGTCAGGTAATAAGGTTTTAAAAAGTTAagcatcacaacaacaaaccaaccACAACAGTGGCATACATGCAGTGGTATGAGATTGTGTCACTATCTGTTGCTTTGGAGCGAGAGAACGAGGGGGTTATGGAATagaaaactaaatgtattttattgtttaaatgcatccctttttttacttgaaatgagaaaagatcatccatttattatttgagtatttattatttataattcatccagttaaATTTGAAAACAGACGATAAATAGTGTtgatattattcaattgaatGTTCTATATTTGAAATGACAGTCAGTAGTTGACTCCATACAGACATTAATACAACTGTTAATACTGCAGCTCATGTGACGTCGCCACCATCCGGTGTAGCTAGGAACTGCATCGCATATCAGTGGACGTTTAGTCAAAAATTCCCCCACAAAAAGGGAGTTCAAAAATATCACATGGTCCAAAAACCGACAGGAAGCAATCCAcagatgtgcatgtgtgattTTATGTGTACTAATGGATGTGTACAAATGCCTATATCTTCACATGTTTGATTGGAAATAAAATGCGTGCAGAGTAAATTATACATAATAGcaaagctgttgttttttttttatagatgtgtgtgtgtatagtgacATTTGTGTGCAACAtagtaaacatttgtttttctgtggaCCTTTCAAGTCCAATAAAAACTTTCATAGGTAACTTTCCTACCTGGTAACAGTCGCCTTCAACCCAACAGGGAAGCAGGTCtgaaatacatgaaaacaataaatgtccCACAGGTTCAAAGCCAGTGTTAGGCTTCCCAACTGACGGCCAATGACAAGAGGTGCTCCTTCCTCACTCCACCAGCCTGACCCGACGTTGCATCTTGATTACCTCTTGCAGATAGTTTACTtcttctttaatttaattaaggTTAAAGGTGCATGCTGCTACCTGCTGTACCGGATTGTGAAACGTCTTGGCTTTATAATGGCGTTTGTCATTCAAAAACAATagcatcaaataaaaaacaaactgttgactttaaaaacaagttataTTCGGGATATTAAACCTCTTTCattcaaagaaatgtaaataaagccCTTCTAACGTACCAGTGTGTCTCCTATCTCTTCTCATATCGACCACATGCCCTTCagtctttttttcccacactGAACTTCCTACACAACATTCTGCAGTTACATAACTCACATGCATCCGATACCGTCTTTTTCCAGTATTTCCTCACTTTAATCtacaataaataacacattattttctaCATTTACCTCCATCAGTTCTCCCTTTGAATGATGTTGTTATTTCTACCCCCAGAGACATTATCACACATTTCCTTGCAGGTATTTTTCCAGCAGCTGGCATCCTTTAAGTTGTATTACTGTCTCCTAATGGCTTTCATCGACCACTGTCACCTTCTTTTCTTACAGCCCCTGTAAGTAGTCCTGTtgttttcaaaaacaacagacagTGCTCACAGCAGATGAGTAATTGACTTGTTAcatcttccaaccactcaaacaTTAAACTCTGCAAATAACTCAACAGCACGCTGACATGATTCTCCCACTGAGCCCAGTCTAATGACTCGGAATCATCACTGCTGCCCATGTGGCCTCTGTGGGTGGATCCTTTGTAAGAAGCTGCATGTAATCTTATTCCGATAACTTAGACCTGTAGTACAGACCATTATAAGTAAAAGGCTATCAATACAATAGGTAGAGGGTACAGACACAACGCCCTCTGTAATCGGTGAACGTTGGTGGTCAAATCTGGTATATAATGTTATTCAGTCAGCAGAAGCATAAAGGTCAGTCTTCTGTTCGTTGTCACATTGATATGCCTCCATCTAGTGGCGAAAGAGATCACATAACGCTGGATGAATAAGGCCAATTttattcaaaagtaaaaaatgaattCACAAATTGTCAAATGTTACTACATTACAAACACGACCGATTGTCTAAATACAACAAAGAACAAGCTGTAGAATTTCTCCATGCATTTCTAAATCAAAACTGTTATTATATAATCAAAGCAAACCAGTAGGACAATTCACGTGTGGCTTTCTACGCGGGCATCTGTCATGTCTGCTTGGAAAGGACCCGATCTGTATACCCGCAGCGCAAGCTGTCATTGACATAGGCCTCCGACTGACAAACATATCATCTGTGCAGATGCAATATTACTGAGGAGGATGACGAGATGCGAACAGGGgatgtatttttaaaaaccaGAGCAGATCATAATGTCCGACGAAGCAGtgatggaaaaagagaaagggTGAGACTAAGTGTTTAAAGTATACTTAAGAGACTACAAAGGGTATAAAGGTCCTATTTACACTGCAACGCTCACTGATTATATGATAAGAGTATTAACAAGACTTTGGATTCTTCCACGCACATAACGACACTGTGTGGGTTTTGGCAGCACGTGTCTGACCAGGTCAGTTTTCTGATCTTCATGGAAGCTAACTACACCGCGTCACCAGTCTCCTTCTTGAATACTTGGAATCTGTACTTAATGCCATTCTCTTCTTGAATTCCACTCGGCACATCAGGAAATCTGGTTTagaaacgagaaaaaaaaacgaaaaaaaaaaaaaaaagggcaaaaatgtgtcaaatacattaattaaatggATGAACAATATCCATACTTAAATGAGCTTTCATTGTGGAAGAAACCCTTCTGACTTAAAACAAGCAACGTACTCAGACTTTTTCAACAAACATCAAAGTTACAAAAATCACTCTCTCAAGGGGGCGGCAGCAAAgctttacacatttaaaataactgCATGTAAAGATCCCTCTTTATGTAACCATTAACCATGAACCTTTAACCTTTCAACACAGGCGCGTTCAGACGTGGGCCCCCGAGCCTCTGTGGCGAGGACAACCTGCACGATAATAATCTgaggaggagacgaacacatacccttcttgttttttaaagagTCCTCGGTCAAACTCAGGGAAGAAAACGTCGCAGTCGAAGTCGGCCATGACGTCCGTCAGGTAAACCAAGTCACACCACGGGTGCTTCAGCGCGTCCTGATCATCAACAAGGAGCAACAGAGACATTGGTCACGATAACAGAATGGACAACCTGACTTTTCCATGAGTATTGCAGCCCAATATGAGACATGAACAGTCTTTTATTGTGGAAGGAAACATACTGACATAAGGAGGAAGGAATCTAAGCTTTGCATTTGTGTGGCTCCACTTGGCACTGAACATTTCAACAGtttcctgttcaccctgctgGTGTGAGATCACGGTTATTTCCATACTGAACTACGGGCTGTTACTCTGTCATTAACCGGCGTGCTGGTGTGTGCACATCGTTATGATCTTATAAATATGACTGAGTGGACCGGTTTGAAGTTGGGTGGGGCTCTGAACACTGGATAACAGGTTTGTGGAAACATGTGTGAAGGGAAGCTCAGCGCTCCGGCTGGTTTACCTTGTAGACCTGCGTCCCTCCAACAATCCAGATCGTCTCAATCAAGTCAGCGAGGGGGGGCTGTGCAGCCAGACGGGCGGCAATGTCCAAGTCGTGACACAAGAAGTGTGCGTGATCGGGAACCGTCCTGTGAGAGGAGACATCCCCATTAGTATGAGAAGGAGGAGTGACCATGAAAACCTCGGATGTGTAAATGATTGTTGATACTCTCACTCCATTGTGGTGCTCAGCACCGCATGCAGAACATTGGGCAGTGGGAAATCCAGTTTTGGGACAGAGTACCAGCACAGTTTCCCCcaaaccatcatgttcatcttTCCTGAAATAGAAAAGAATACAATATGTCACACTGAAGTCCAAACTATTGCAGCTCTCACGGCTCTTCTTGTGGCACATTGCACAGGATAGATAACACATCATGGTATCTGTACTTTCATGTCCCCTAAAGGCTCTTTCAGATTTAGCAAAGTATGGATATTATTTTGGTATAAGTACCAAAATACAGGTGGGATTGTGGCTCCGGTTTTAGAACCCAGTCCTATATGAGCTTTAATATGATGTAACATTGATGTTGAGGAATAC
Above is a genomic segment from Cyclopterus lumpus isolate fCycLum1 chromosome 6, fCycLum1.pri, whole genome shotgun sequence containing:
- the zgc:153031 gene encoding dihydrofolate reductase → MTSLEMSGDSAQMKPVRLIAAACNDGGIGKDGEMPWDLPSEFKNFRSHVTGVSRPGKMNMMVWGKLCWYSVPKLDFPLPNVLHAVLSTTMETVPDHAHFLCHDLDIAARLAAQPPLADLIETIWIVGGTQVYKDALKHPWCDLVYLTDVMADFDCDVFFPEFDRGLFKKQEGFPDVPSGIQEENGIKYRFQVFKKETGDAV